A window of candidate division KSB1 bacterium contains these coding sequences:
- a CDS encoding HU family DNA-binding protein produces the protein MTKADIVDVVAQGTGLTKVETQAVIDGFLATVSYALKNKERVDLRGFGNFKAVLRKARNARNPSTNEPVFVPEHYAAVFKPSKDLKEFINNDTE, from the coding sequence ATGACAAAAGCGGACATTGTTGATGTGGTTGCCCAGGGTACCGGTTTGACAAAGGTTGAAACCCAGGCTGTTATTGACGGTTTTTTGGCAACCGTGAGTTATGCCCTGAAAAACAAAGAGCGTGTGGATTTACGCGGATTCGGAAATTTCAAAGCGGTACTGCGCAAGGCCAGAAACGCCAGAAATCCCTCGACAAACGAACCCGTGTTTGTACCGGAACACTATGCAGCTGTTTTCAAGCCTTCAAAGGATTTGAAAGAATTTATTAATAATGACACTGAATGA
- the xseB gene encoding exodeoxyribonuclease VII small subunit gives MMTRKTFEQALDRLEEIANQLENESVQLEETLNLYKQARELATQCQEKLDQAESELETLVKGDDGFKLKNDVKGGL, from the coding sequence ATGATGACTAGAAAAACATTCGAACAAGCGCTTGACCGACTCGAAGAGATCGCCAATCAACTTGAGAACGAGTCTGTTCAACTTGAAGAGACCCTCAATCTTTACAAGCAAGCCCGGGAGTTGGCGACACAGTGTCAGGAAAAACTGGATCAGGCAGAGTCCGAGCTTGAGACCCTGGTCAAGGGGGATGATGGCTTTAAATTAAAAAATGATGTTAAAGGTGGTCTATGA
- a CDS encoding PorV/PorQ family protein — MKRIIFLTIFVLALLASGSFGAEIAKYAGEFMSTGVGARALGMGGAYVAGGQDVTSGYWNPAGLAYIDVLELSAMHSERFAGVVNYDYLGAAMPFRSSESFAVSAIRLGVDDIPITALPRPDIGTDSTFVDENGELQVNRPYVKKSVNDAEYAFYFSYANQKSAAFSYGINAKMIYKGTGVNSAWGIGFDVGMIWNPWNTLRFGVNVQDVTTTILAWDTGTKELISPTLKAGVAYPLNLPLANMRLLLAADVDMRFENRQYASQYHMEPVSFDFRLGGELQVYNVVAVRLGRDDLGFMTAGAGLRFSRLDVDYSFMNHQYLDTTHRISLRLRLEDDLFFRH, encoded by the coding sequence GTGAAAAGAATAATATTCTTGACCATTTTTGTGCTGGCCCTGTTGGCTTCCGGTTCTTTCGGAGCCGAGATTGCAAAATATGCCGGCGAGTTTATGTCCACCGGTGTGGGAGCCAGAGCCCTGGGAATGGGAGGCGCTTATGTCGCTGGTGGACAAGATGTCACGTCCGGATACTGGAATCCTGCCGGACTGGCCTACATTGATGTGCTTGAACTTTCCGCGATGCACTCTGAGCGTTTTGCCGGTGTGGTGAATTATGATTATCTGGGCGCCGCCATGCCGTTTCGATCCTCCGAAAGTTTCGCCGTTTCCGCAATACGTTTGGGTGTGGATGATATCCCCATTACTGCTCTGCCCAGACCGGATATCGGAACGGATTCTACTTTTGTGGATGAAAACGGCGAGCTTCAGGTGAACCGTCCGTATGTCAAGAAAAGCGTCAATGACGCTGAATATGCATTTTATTTCAGTTATGCCAATCAAAAATCAGCGGCGTTTTCCTATGGTATCAATGCTAAAATGATATACAAAGGTACCGGCGTTAACAGCGCCTGGGGCATCGGTTTTGATGTGGGCATGATCTGGAATCCCTGGAATACGCTGCGTTTTGGCGTTAATGTCCAGGATGTCACCACGACCATTCTGGCCTGGGATACGGGCACCAAAGAACTGATTTCACCAACTTTGAAAGCCGGCGTTGCTTATCCGCTGAATTTACCTCTTGCCAATATGCGGTTGCTGCTGGCCGCTGATGTGGATATGCGATTTGAAAATAGACAGTACGCCTCTCAGTATCATATGGAACCGGTCAGTTTTGATTTTCGTCTCGGGGGTGAACTGCAGGTTTATAATGTGGTTGCGGTTCGCCTGGGACGCGATGATCTCGGTTTTATGACAGCGGGCGCCGGATTGCGGTTTTCACGGCTTGATGTCGATTATTCTTTCATGAATCATCAATATCTGGATACCACCCACAGAATCTCCCTGCGACTGCGCCTCGAAGATGATTTGTTTTTTCGTCACTAA
- the mutS gene encoding DNA mismatch repair protein MutS, with translation MWIFSTGEFQIGEFPLTDCHEKISTIQPAELLLDTGQETRLLEHLSYDESTQTWRESWSFQYDYAMELLTRHFGTISLKGFGVEELHNGIRAAGAIMVYLRENQKERLTHMTGLSRMSDSNNMLIDSTTRRNLELIQPMNSRDPRATLLSVVDQTRTSMGARMMMNWLLYPLNSAEPIEQRLNAVEEFFQEKSGREALRDLLQQVGDLERLLAKFATGRANARDANTIASTLHAAEQIKELLSTVKARMLLDNSQRIDPLNAIRDEIDRGIVETPPISTTDGGMFRPGYHDELDELCIITHSGKDWIARLQKTEREKTGIPSLKVNYNKVFGYYIEVTKPNLSKVPEHYIRKQTLVNAERYITQELKEYEEKILGAEEKIAALEYDLFIALRDRLLAQARPLQNNAKYLARIDCLASLAQTAVDNNYTRPGINTTRQIVIKEGRHPVVEKLLPAGEPFVVNDTLIDNQSDQILIITGPNMAGKSTYLRQVGLLTILAQMGSFIPAAEAQIGLVDRVFTRVGASDNLAAGESTFLTEMNETANILNNATPKSLVLLDEIGRGTSTYDGLSLAWSVAEYLHQNKKVAAKTIFATHYHELTELERILPRVKNYNVAVREWADHIVFLRKIVPGGCDHSHGIHVAELAGLPRAVIERAKQVLANLEAAETDKDNVPKLALYHKKAPDVQQLSLFEEQEKKLRKEIEQINPDEITPIEALKKLDQLKQLTVESH, from the coding sequence ATGTGGATATTCTCAACCGGAGAATTTCAGATTGGCGAATTTCCGTTAACCGACTGCCATGAAAAAATATCCACGATCCAGCCCGCTGAACTTTTGCTGGATACCGGACAGGAAACCCGGCTTCTGGAACATCTGTCTTATGATGAATCCACACAGACCTGGCGGGAAAGCTGGTCCTTTCAGTATGATTATGCAATGGAACTGTTAACCCGGCATTTTGGCACGATTTCACTGAAAGGATTTGGCGTCGAGGAGCTGCACAACGGGATACGCGCCGCCGGCGCAATTATGGTATATTTGCGGGAGAATCAAAAAGAGCGGTTGACGCACATGACCGGTTTGTCGCGCATGAGTGACTCGAACAATATGCTGATCGACAGCACCACCCGGCGTAATCTGGAATTGATTCAACCGATGAACAGTCGGGACCCCCGCGCCACATTGCTGTCGGTTGTGGATCAGACGCGAACGTCTATGGGCGCGCGCATGATGATGAACTGGCTGCTCTATCCGTTAAATTCCGCTGAACCGATTGAACAGCGTTTAAATGCCGTGGAAGAGTTCTTTCAGGAAAAGTCAGGGCGTGAGGCGTTGCGGGATCTGCTGCAGCAGGTTGGTGATCTGGAACGTTTGCTCGCCAAATTCGCCACAGGACGCGCCAATGCTCGTGATGCCAATACCATCGCTTCCACCCTGCATGCAGCTGAACAGATTAAGGAATTGCTCAGCACGGTAAAGGCTCGAATGCTTCTGGATAACAGTCAGCGCATCGATCCGCTGAACGCCATTCGGGACGAAATCGACCGCGGAATTGTTGAAACCCCTCCGATTTCCACCACAGATGGCGGTATGTTTAGACCCGGTTATCATGATGAGCTGGACGAACTGTGCATTATCACGCACTCGGGCAAGGACTGGATCGCGCGGCTGCAGAAAACCGAGCGGGAGAAAACCGGCATTCCTTCACTCAAGGTCAATTATAATAAAGTGTTCGGGTACTATATAGAAGTCACAAAACCCAATTTGTCCAAAGTACCTGAGCATTATATCCGCAAACAGACCCTGGTTAATGCGGAGCGGTACATTACCCAGGAATTGAAAGAATATGAGGAAAAAATTCTGGGCGCCGAAGAAAAGATCGCGGCGCTCGAATATGATCTGTTCATAGCGTTGCGTGACAGACTATTGGCTCAGGCTCGTCCGCTGCAGAACAATGCAAAATATTTGGCACGTATTGATTGTCTGGCTTCCCTTGCCCAAACTGCAGTCGATAATAACTATACACGCCCCGGAATCAATACCACCCGTCAAATTGTTATAAAGGAAGGCCGTCACCCGGTTGTGGAAAAACTGCTGCCGGCCGGAGAGCCGTTTGTGGTCAATGATACGCTTATTGATAATCAGTCGGATCAGATATTGATTATCACCGGTCCGAATATGGCGGGTAAATCCACTTATCTGCGTCAGGTTGGGCTGTTGACCATTCTGGCGCAAATGGGCAGTTTTATCCCTGCCGCAGAAGCGCAAATCGGACTGGTTGATCGGGTTTTTACGCGGGTTGGCGCTTCTGATAATCTGGCAGCCGGCGAGAGTACATTCTTGACCGAGATGAACGAAACGGCAAATATTCTCAATAACGCAACGCCGAAAAGTCTTGTGTTGCTGGACGAGATCGGGCGCGGCACCAGCACCTACGATGGTCTGTCGCTGGCCTGGTCGGTGGCAGAATATTTGCATCAAAATAAAAAGGTTGCAGCAAAGACAATTTTTGCGACGCATTATCATGAATTAACGGAACTTGAACGTATTCTACCGCGTGTAAAAAACTATAATGTCGCGGTACGGGAATGGGCGGATCACATTGTTTTCCTGCGCAAGATTGTTCCCGGCGGCTGCGACCATAGTCACGGTATTCATGTGGCAGAACTGGCGGGACTGCCGCGGGCGGTTATTGAGCGCGCCAAACAAGTTCTCGCCAATCTTGAAGCGGCAGAGACCGATAAAGACAATGTACCCAAACTGGCTCTTTATCACAAAAAAGCGCCTGATGTTCAGCAGTTGAGTTTGTTCGAAGAACAGGAAAAAAAGTTAAGGAAAGAAATTGAGCAGATTAATCCTGACGAGATTACGCCGATTGAGGCGTTGAAAAAACTGGATCAGCTGAAACAATTGACTGTCGAGTCTCATTAG
- a CDS encoding NAD(+)/NADH kinase: MNRRNISYVLESELANQITSGKTESTLPVQEIGPACDVVVAFGGDGTILAAAQFTAKNDVPILGVNIGTLGFLTEIVTSELEDAVERLISGNYSTINRMALSVQILGNSCRDEFLSLNDVVLDKGASSRLIYIDAYVDGLFLNSYRADGLIVSTPTGSTAYSMSAGGPLMVPEMHAVIVTPICPHSVTMKPIIISCESSIELSIRPEAEHIQLNIDGQNKCDVHYTEKVKITRAAVDVPWISIGMHDFYDILRTKLNWGAGQPTFETERQP, translated from the coding sequence TTGAACCGCCGGAACATCAGTTATGTGCTCGAAAGCGAGCTGGCTAATCAAATCACATCCGGTAAAACCGAATCCACGCTTCCGGTGCAAGAGATCGGCCCGGCGTGTGATGTGGTGGTGGCTTTTGGAGGAGATGGAACCATATTGGCGGCTGCGCAATTTACAGCAAAAAACGACGTTCCTATTCTGGGTGTAAATATCGGCACCCTTGGATTTTTAACGGAAATTGTGACATCAGAGCTTGAAGATGCTGTAGAGCGTCTGATTTCCGGAAACTATTCGACTATCAATCGTATGGCCCTGTCTGTTCAGATTTTGGGCAATTCCTGTCGGGATGAGTTTCTGTCTTTAAATGATGTGGTGCTGGACAAAGGCGCCAGTTCGCGGCTGATTTATATTGACGCCTATGTGGATGGACTGTTTTTAAATTCTTATCGCGCCGATGGTTTGATTGTCTCTACGCCTACAGGCTCGACGGCCTATTCCATGTCCGCGGGCGGACCGCTCATGGTGCCTGAAATGCATGCGGTCATTGTAACACCCATTTGTCCCCATTCGGTGACTATGAAGCCGATCATAATATCCTGCGAGAGCAGTATTGAACTGTCCATTCGCCCGGAAGCTGAACATATACAGTTGAATATTGACGGTCAGAATAAATGCGATGTACACTATACAGAAAAAGTAAAGATCACCAGGGCTGCCGTCGATGTCCCCTGGATTTCAATCGGAATGCATGATTTTTATGATATTCTGAGAACCAAGCTGAACTGGGGGGCGGGCCAGCCAACATTTGAAACAGAAAGGCAACCGTGA
- a CDS encoding glycosyltransferase family 4 protein — translation MSQLFHILQIGPLPPPAGGMETFMKQLLNSSLRNDYRLSVLNMSKPGIPDSVTAGTSSGYREAFMRPVFYTLLSYFWSVLYFIRFMLFLGMHQIHIVHIHSASYTSFWEKCLYIAYARVLKKRIVLHIHGSCFQAFYMEHHRAFQRWIHFLLGLCDRVVVLSPVWKRFFQREMPRVRTRVIENGIRAAGFHRKHG, via the coding sequence TTGTCTCAATTATTTCATATTCTGCAAATCGGACCGCTGCCTCCGCCCGCCGGCGGCATGGAAACATTCATGAAGCAGCTTTTGAATTCCTCGTTGCGAAACGACTATCGTCTCTCAGTTCTGAACATGTCCAAACCCGGCATACCGGATTCCGTCACAGCCGGCACATCGTCAGGGTATCGTGAAGCATTTATGCGGCCCGTGTTCTATACACTGTTGAGTTATTTCTGGTCTGTTTTATATTTTATACGATTTATGCTGTTTTTGGGGATGCATCAGATCCATATTGTACATATACATTCTGCTTCCTATACCTCATTTTGGGAAAAATGCCTTTATATTGCGTATGCGCGTGTTTTAAAAAAGCGTATTGTGCTGCACATTCACGGATCTTGTTTTCAAGCCTTTTACATGGAACATCATCGCGCATTTCAACGCTGGATCCATTTTCTCCTCGGCTTATGTGACCGGGTGGTGGTCTTGTCCCCGGTCTGGAAACGGTTTTTTCAGCGGGAAATGCCGCGAGTGAGAACCCGTGTCATTGAAAACGGAATAAGAGCTGCCGGATTTCACCGCAAACACGGATAA
- a CDS encoding transketolase C-terminal domain-containing protein, whose translation MKKETGLSPTVINARFLKPIDTEMLDKLAAHYKLVITVEDGTQKGGLGSEVVEYFAAGKIQIEVICKSLPDQFIEHGHVSQLYQDIGLSTLHLTECIKQSSFFRKSRFLHKLRIFHSA comes from the coding sequence TTGAAGAAGGAAACCGGACTGTCGCCCACTGTGATCAATGCACGATTTTTAAAACCCATTGATACGGAAATGCTGGACAAACTGGCTGCGCATTATAAACTGGTGATTACGGTGGAAGACGGAACGCAAAAAGGCGGTCTCGGCAGCGAAGTTGTCGAGTATTTTGCAGCCGGTAAAATCCAAATCGAAGTGATTTGCAAGAGCTTACCGGATCAATTTATTGAACACGGACATGTGAGTCAGCTTTATCAGGATATCGGATTGTCGACCCTGCATCTAACGGAATGTATCAAACAAAGTTCGTTTTTCAGAAAATCCAGGTTTCTGCATAAACTGCGGATTTTTCACAGCGCATGA
- the dxs gene encoding 1-deoxy-D-xylulose-5-phosphate synthase: MNYLLNDIASPEDLRQLTIPQLAQLSREIRQYLISTVSQTGGHLAPSLGVVELTIALHYNFNTPNDKLVWDVGHQAYIHKILTGRKDRFNTLRQYKGLSGFPNRFESEYDTFGVGHASTSISAAFGMACARDMMGEDYKVLAIIGDGALTGGLAYEGLNNAGASGRDFIVILNDNSMSISPNVGAMSKYLTNLISNPIYNRIKKEVWDFTGRFDGMGTFIRRAARRAEEGVKAFITPGLLFERLGFRYWGPVDGHNLAGITRILREVKKFRGPILVHVQTQKGKGFEPAEKNAPVFHGLGKFDPETGKIIKKSANPSYSRVFGQAMVDLAAQDDKVVALTAAMELGTGLSEFAKTYPERFYDVGIAEGHAVTFAAGMAAQGMKPVCAIYSSFLQRAYDMVIHDVALQKLPVIFALDRAGLVGDDGPTHHGVFDMAFLRTIPGMVIMSPKDENELRHMLYTASLYDQGPVALRYPRGEGEGVPVSKDFIQLPVGKSEMVRPGREVAIVAIGHMVYPAVKAAEELEEGNRTVAHCDQCTIFKTH, encoded by the coding sequence ATGAATTATTTGCTCAATGATATTGCCTCGCCTGAGGACCTGCGTCAATTGACAATACCCCAACTGGCGCAATTGTCCCGTGAAATCCGGCAATATCTGATTTCTACAGTTTCTCAAACGGGCGGGCATTTGGCTCCTTCTCTTGGCGTTGTAGAGTTGACCATTGCTCTGCACTATAATTTTAATACACCGAACGACAAGCTGGTCTGGGATGTCGGGCATCAGGCGTATATCCACAAAATCCTGACCGGCCGTAAAGACCGGTTCAATACGCTGCGGCAATACAAAGGCCTGAGTGGGTTCCCGAATCGTTTTGAAAGTGAGTATGATACCTTTGGCGTCGGCCATGCCAGTACGTCCATTTCCGCCGCGTTTGGCATGGCATGCGCGCGGGATATGATGGGCGAGGACTATAAGGTGCTGGCCATTATCGGCGACGGCGCTCTCACGGGCGGACTGGCGTACGAAGGCCTGAACAATGCCGGGGCTTCCGGACGGGATTTTATTGTGATCCTGAATGACAACAGCATGTCGATTTCTCCGAATGTCGGCGCCATGTCTAAATACCTGACCAACCTGATTTCCAATCCCATCTACAACCGCATTAAAAAAGAAGTCTGGGACTTTACCGGACGGTTTGACGGGATGGGCACTTTTATCCGCCGCGCCGCGCGCCGTGCCGAAGAAGGGGTCAAGGCGTTTATCACTCCCGGACTTTTATTTGAACGTTTGGGCTTTCGCTATTGGGGGCCGGTAGATGGCCATAATTTGGCCGGAATAACGCGTATTCTCCGGGAAGTGAAAAAATTCCGCGGGCCGATTTTGGTACACGTCCAGACGCAAAAGGGGAAAGGCTTTGAACCGGCTGAAAAAAATGCGCCTGTTTTTCACGGCCTGGGAAAGTTTGATCCTGAAACCGGAAAGATTATAAAAAAGAGCGCGAATCCGTCTTATTCACGAGTGTTCGGACAGGCTATGGTCGATCTTGCGGCTCAGGATGACAAGGTCGTTGCACTGACTGCCGCCATGGAACTGGGAACCGGGCTGAGTGAGTTTGCAAAAACCTATCCGGAACGATTTTATGATGTTGGTATTGCGGAAGGGCATGCGGTCACCTTTGCAGCCGGTATGGCTGCTCAGGGCATGAAACCGGTTTGTGCCATTTATTCCAGTTTCCTCCAGCGCGCTTATGATATGGTCATTCACGATGTGGCTCTGCAAAAACTGCCGGTGATTTTTGCCCTGGATCGTGCGGGACTGGTGGGCGATGACGGCCCCACGCATCATGGCGTGTTTGATATGGCATTTCTTAGAACCATTCCGGGTATGGTCATTATGTCGCCCAAAGATGAAAATGAGCTGCGACATATGCTGTATACCGCCAGCCTGTATGATCAAGGACCGGTTGCACTGCGGTATCCGCGCGGTGAAGGCGAAGGCGTACCCGTGTCAAAAGACTTTATTCAACTGCCTGTCGGGAAAAGTGAAATGGTGCGTCCGGGACGCGAAGTCGCTATCGTGGCGATCGGACATATGGTCTATCCGGCTGTTAAAGCCGCGGAAGAGCTTGAAGAAGGAAACCGGACTGTCGCCCACTGTGATCAATGCACGATTTTTAAAACCCATTGA
- the sppA gene encoding signal peptide peptidase SppA, whose product MKNRLARGYILAFVLIVLVVVLIFAGFGRKSRDSISASGPRIGVIKLDGVIISSHSIVDQFKRMNDAKNIKAIVFRINSPGGGIAASQEILDFVRAVRDSGKPVVASMASVAASGGYYVALGADTIMANPGTTTGSIGVIAEIPNFSKLMEKLGIQVAVIKSGRFKDTGSPYRSITPKEREYLQAWIDDGYDQFIKEVSRERGLPLDSVRKLADGRVYSGAQAFQLGLIDTLGGYRDAINLAADMAGFEGEPKTVTLPERKITLFDLLTSDVRDLLQTVLPFWPRIQYKMSL is encoded by the coding sequence ATGAAAAACCGGTTGGCTCGCGGATATATTTTGGCATTTGTGCTGATTGTACTTGTTGTTGTACTTATTTTTGCTGGATTTGGCCGCAAAAGTCGGGATTCTATCTCTGCTTCGGGTCCACGGATTGGAGTGATCAAGCTGGACGGCGTGATCATATCTTCACATTCGATTGTGGATCAGTTCAAACGTATGAATGATGCCAAAAATATCAAAGCCATCGTTTTTCGTATTAATAGTCCGGGCGGCGGCATCGCGGCTTCGCAGGAAATACTCGACTTTGTACGGGCGGTTCGTGACAGCGGCAAGCCTGTGGTGGCTTCGATGGCCAGTGTGGCGGCTTCCGGCGGCTATTATGTGGCTCTTGGCGCGGATACGATCATGGCCAATCCGGGCACAACGACCGGAAGTATAGGTGTGATTGCCGAGATCCCGAATTTCAGCAAGCTGATGGAAAAACTCGGAATACAGGTGGCGGTTATCAAGAGCGGTCGCTTTAAAGACACCGGATCGCCTTATCGTTCCATCACGCCGAAGGAACGCGAGTATCTGCAGGCCTGGATTGACGATGGATATGATCAATTCATAAAAGAGGTATCCCGGGAACGCGGCTTGCCGCTGGATTCTGTGCGCAAGCTCGCGGACGGTCGGGTGTATTCCGGCGCCCAGGCGTTTCAACTGGGGTTGATCGATACACTGGGCGGTTATCGGGATGCAATCAATTTAGCGGCTGACATGGCCGGGTTTGAGGGTGAGCCAAAGACCGTAACGCTGCCCGAGCGCAAGATAACCCTGTTTGATCTTTTGACTTCTGATGTCCGGGACCTGCTGCAAACGGTTTTACCGTTTTGGCCGAGAATCCAATATAAAATGTCATTATAA
- the xseA gene encoding exodeoxyribonuclease VII large subunit, with translation MDEGYHVNVLTVSELTFAIKELLETSLPLIWVTGEISNFVHHGSGHMYFSLKDEKAQLSCVMWRGRNAALGFTPESGKQVEAFGRIRVYEKRGHYQLDIMKMVPAGVGDLQAAFEKLKQKLLDEGLFDEAHKQELPRYPERIGIVTSPTGAAIRDIVQVLNRRFPGVKKILRPAVVQGDNAAQDIANAIDELNLYGEMDVMIVGRGGGSLEDLWAFNEEPVARAVYDSEIPVISAVGHEIDFTICDFVADYRAPTPSAAAEIAVVDAKELLLSVRSLNERCVRAVDDQIKTGRQQLKQTLNQYGFRRPGDRIRQYRQTVDELLRTVGYHGKYMITKNKDRYLATRDRLKAMHPAFVLKRGYAVIKEQQSGRLVPRLEQATHADVEIQFYDGLARSRIYEKFMDKIDEKMCSNWVNDD, from the coding sequence ATGGATGAAGGATACCATGTGAACGTGCTTACGGTCAGTGAGCTTACTTTTGCCATAAAAGAGCTCCTGGAGACCAGTCTGCCCTTGATTTGGGTAACGGGCGAAATATCCAATTTTGTCCATCACGGGTCCGGCCATATGTATTTTTCTCTCAAAGATGAAAAGGCGCAATTGTCCTGTGTGATGTGGCGAGGCCGCAACGCAGCTCTGGGGTTTACGCCTGAGAGCGGCAAACAGGTTGAAGCATTTGGACGTATCCGTGTTTATGAGAAACGCGGACACTACCAGCTCGATATCATGAAAATGGTTCCTGCCGGTGTCGGTGATTTACAGGCGGCGTTTGAAAAGCTGAAACAGAAATTGCTGGACGAGGGGTTGTTCGATGAAGCGCACAAACAGGAACTGCCGCGCTATCCCGAACGCATTGGCATCGTGACCTCTCCGACCGGTGCTGCCATTCGGGACATTGTACAGGTTCTGAATCGGCGCTTTCCGGGTGTTAAGAAAATTTTACGCCCGGCTGTCGTTCAGGGAGACAACGCGGCTCAGGATATTGCCAATGCCATAGATGAATTGAACCTCTATGGCGAGATGGATGTGATGATTGTCGGACGCGGTGGCGGATCTCTGGAAGATTTGTGGGCGTTTAATGAAGAACCGGTTGCGCGCGCCGTCTATGATTCGGAGATACCCGTTATCTCGGCTGTCGGTCATGAAATTGATTTTACAATCTGCGACTTTGTCGCTGATTATCGAGCGCCCACGCCGTCAGCGGCGGCCGAGATTGCTGTCGTGGATGCGAAGGAATTGCTTCTGAGCGTCCGTTCACTGAATGAACGCTGTGTTCGGGCTGTGGATGATCAAATTAAAACCGGCAGACAGCAGCTGAAACAGACTCTTAATCAATATGGATTTCGCCGTCCCGGTGACCGTATACGTCAATACCGGCAGACCGTGGATGAATTGCTGAGAACCGTCGGCTATCATGGCAAATACATGATAACGAAAAACAAAGATCGTTATCTTGCCACGCGAGACCGGCTTAAAGCCATGCATCCGGCTTTTGTGCTGAAACGCGGGTATGCTGTGATCAAGGAGCAACAAAGCGGGCGTCTTGTTCCCCGATTGGAGCAGGCTACTCATGCTGATGTTGAAATTCAATTCTATGACGGACTGGCCCGCAGTCGGATTTATGAAAAATTTATGGATAAAATCGACGAAAAAATGTGTTCAAATTGGGTAAATGATGACTAG
- a CDS encoding glycosyltransferase family 4 protein produces MSRRKGVHDLLAAAVQLKKNWTDFTVYLMGPGDQRSVQDMITGHALETHVNCLGVLNATEKWKYYHKAWCFCLPSYAEGFPLVLLEAMAAGLPIVSSRAGGIPDMIDDCRHGYLLNPGDVQGIAASIDTVWKEPARREKMAALNRQRVKRNYTIERCADKISQLYQELLH; encoded by the coding sequence TTGTCCCGTAGAAAAGGAGTTCATGATTTACTGGCAGCGGCAGTTCAATTGAAAAAAAACTGGACGGATTTTACAGTCTATTTGATGGGACCTGGCGATCAGCGCAGTGTGCAGGATATGATTACCGGGCATGCCCTTGAAACGCATGTGAACTGTCTGGGGGTTCTGAACGCCACTGAGAAATGGAAGTATTACCACAAGGCCTGGTGTTTTTGTCTGCCGTCTTATGCGGAAGGATTCCCCCTTGTTCTTTTAGAAGCCATGGCAGCCGGACTGCCGATTGTCAGCAGCCGGGCCGGCGGGATTCCGGACATGATTGATGATTGCCGGCACGGGTATCTGCTGAATCCGGGAGATGTGCAGGGAATTGCAGCCTCAATCGATACAGTGTGGAAAGAACCGGCGAGACGGGAAAAAATGGCAGCGCTAAATCGACAACGGGTAAAAAGAAACTATACGATAGAACGATGTGCAGATAAAATATCCCAGCTCTATCAGGAGCTGCTGCACTGA